GTTGTCTGATCAAAAGTGACCACTAAAAAGCACTCACTGGTTGAGGTTGAGGTGATCATACAATACTATTCTTGTACAATCAAAATTTGTTATGAAAAAAGAATCCCAAATATCACCTTAGCATCTTCTGAGTTGTCACTGGCTGGTGTAGATTGTGTGGAATCCATTTGTTTGGTGAACACAGAAGAAAACTCAAATTCGCCATCCAAAAAGACCGTCAGAGGGATGTGGAAAGAAGCAAGAGTGTTGAGCTGTGGAGGTTCTCGCCGCAGCTCCTGTGGcgaagtttctttctttttctttttgtcagatTTGGTGGGTGGTGACTGTGGAACAGTcacaaaatgtataaaacagtCAGAATGTATCTTAATGCTTTTACAAGtaactttaaaatttacagtGTGTCCACAGACTGCATTATATTATGTTTGCATAACATGACCAACAATGGCAGAGAACAGGTGAAGCAAGAAGTGTTTTCCAGCATGACAGGTACTTGGAAGGAAAATACCAAATGgtgtaagtgtgtttgtttgtgtgtgtttgcatgcgtgcatgtgcatgccCATAAAAGGTGTCTATTGACTAACCgttgttttcttgtcctttgtACTAGTAGGTGAACAGGCATTACATTCTGGCTCTACTGGAAAGCACAAAACCTGTGAATTATCATAGCTTTTATTACTGTACATTACAGTGAGAATGATAATGTCATGATAATGAAGACAGAGGCTATGACAAGAGTGATGGTAATTGATGATTGACTGACAGATGATGATAATTAATTGAATGATTGATTGTAATGAAGGATAGAGGACAATGATGATGGCACTGGCGGTAATGGtgactgatgatgaataattgGCGCTGGGAATGGGCTTAGCACAGAGTCAAGACCTATCTCTGTGCACTTTATAGTAGACAAAGGGATCCTAAAAGTGGCTGCTCTCAATAAAGTCTTAAATAATATTGACAAAAGCAatttttcaaaacctttttcaacaaagttTCACTGATTATTGTGAACAGGAAGAAAAGGTTACATAATAATCCTGTACCTCCAGACAACAGCAGGATAATGTTTAGGATACATGATGAAATCATGTTTGGTTAGCAAAAATAGATGACATTTGCTTCTAAAATAATAGGAACAATTCTGAAGTCCCAGAAATGAGAAGGCTCCCAGATCTCAACTCACCACCTGCTCTATAACTGAGATGTTCATGCCTTGCTTGAAGAAGTCTCTCAGAACAATCAGGTCATCTCGCACCAAGTTTGTCTGCCAGTTCATTTCTATCACCTCAGCCCATGGCTTGGTGTCTGTATTGACTGGTGCTAGCTGTAGACAGTGTTCTCCCGTTGTGACCTCTTGACcttctcttattttttcttcttccccacTAATGCCTGCAGAAACACctgatatataatatatatatctttaattGATAGGCAGAGAGCACCAAacatgatgacatggtctaatTAGTCTTTTTACGAGGCCAATGCAGACCCTCTCCACCACCTCACATTAAAGATATGAAGTGATTTTAGAAAATTCTCCCCCAACACAACACTGGGATAATAAAATCACTTATTCAAGAAGAAGTACAAAGATATTCATGCCTACCAGACTCCTGTGGAAGTGCTGAAGACAAGTTGTTAACTCGCTTTATCTCGGGTTGCCCTCCAGGTGTGTGAGCTTCTGAGGTTTGAGAATACCCCATTATAGCCGACTGCTTTAGTACgccaacacacatgcacacatagcACATATCCATTAACTGCATGTTATTGATGGTGACAGATCTATTATAACATTACATCCATTTGGTATCTTAGTAATCTCCACAGGTGTGGCTATAGCATGCAAAACTAAGAAACCTATTGGAATTCTTTGTGCAAAGCACTGAGACAGGGGGCATGTGAAGTACTGTACAAACAGCAAGCAGCAGATGCATTCACAACACCTGAAGCTTTTAGAACTTACATCCATGATGAGAAACAAGTGCCCACATGGCATAGAAGAATGCATGAGAGTTGTGTTTTTTGCACATGGAGACAAAAACCAAACTATCAACTAAAGTTTTATCAGAAAGATGCCATCATCAGtgtagtttttctttctgttgatctAAAGACtgggttaagaaaaaaaactttctatcATCCcctcaaaaataataatccaaAACATAACTTACTGTTTCTAAAGCAGAATCATGATGTTCCGATACTGTTCTGATATCCTCAAGGTCATCGTGTAGGATGTGAAATATGCTCGCCTGATTGCTGTGTTCAGCAGGGAACATGAATTGCACAAAGTAGAGACGCTCAATCACAGGAAATTCGGGTTGATCATCAGGATTCTGAAACAAGACATGGTGCTTATCAAACCACAAATTCAAAAGGCAAAAAGTCCAATATCCTagatatcaatttttttattattgttctttttacctttttataatctaaagaagacaaatgttttattttcatggtaGGTTCAGGAAACAGAGCTGATTGGTGTCTGctataaacaagaaatattattgcttataactttaaaattagaaaacttTTTCTATTCTGTGTGATTAAATATATCTTGTTAGTCAGAAGAGCATGTCTGTTTTTTCAAAAGAGAttcacacattttgtttccAGAAGTAAAACCCCTAATGATTTATAATATTAGTGACACTAAAGGTGAAGAGTAAGGATGAGGCAAAACAGTTCAGACAATTGTAATTCATGGTGTGATGGCACATACAGTTACATCCAACATTTATAGTGCTTTATATATGAATtcaggctcaaagcactttacaaacaggcacacacacacacaccttttcagGGTAGgtataaaatgaacatttcatATATGGAcaatcacatgcacacaacatgcacaatacaatgtacaaaatatatagAGGGCAGAGAAAACCACCAATGGTCAGCCCTGTCACAGGTATCACATCCACAGTGTAACTGAGTGGTGGGGTTTTGGCTAACAACAACCGTCCAGCACTCAAATAAAAGCAGGAACCGTCAGCAGGTGCAACCGTTTAATGTACGGGCTAGAACCATGGCCACGGCTGATCTACATGTCAATGCTCGATCCTTCCCCGATCCGCCGTTTTTCCTCCACTGCCTTTTTCTTAACGTCTTCcttttttgtcgtcaccttattttgacatcacaccttatgtcatttgctTAAGGAACTTCCGAAATGACATCAAGCCCACTACAACAGCATGGGATGTCGAAGCTGAGATATGAATAACCTATGGCACTCAATTCTCGCTGGGAGATGCTTTAGTCATTGCGTCACCAACCTCCTCGAGGAATGGTTTCTAGGAGATGGGATATGGCAGAGTAGAAATTAAGTGACAGTGGCTAAAGGAGATTTTTTGTTAAGTAACAAAGGTTGCTAGTTACTGGCTGCAAAAGGCAGAACAAAATACTTGCAAGCCACAGCTACACTGTTTTATGTGAATACCACAAAGGCTAGGTTTACTAGTTTCCAATAACAGTAggtaaaatgaaagatttagCATTAATTTAACTCccacttttttgtattattcCTTTGTCTCTATACTGCAATTCAATTGTAGGAATCTGGTACCTTGACTTCTTCAGGCACAGGCAAGCCTTTCAAATACTTCACTTCCAGCATAACTTTAGCCTCATCAAGAATGTATTCTGCAATAAGAACGTGTAAGAAGAAATAGATAAATGCAAAGAGAAggtatacataaaaaaaaaatcacaacttgTCCAACATTAATATCAATTGTGCAACCACTAACTTGTGCGCGTATTACTGGacagcttgcagacgatttttcttccagttaactagaacgaggctggtgtgtacaaagcttctggtttagtcacaatcattaattatttaggCTCTCCAAAACTAACAATAGAGAATGTTTCAAATGGCTAAGagttggtctcagcagacagatagcagtccacctatacacatccgtgatGCATTGATATCTGTTCCATTCTTTTAGAAGCACATGATTCTACTACCCACCTCTTCTTCGTGCCAGCCCCTTGAAGTGATGTTTCTCATCAGCAGATATTCGGATATCATCAAGAATAGTCAAACAATGAAGATTGTCAATGATGTATCCTCGATAACCAGGAATGAGCTGCAGTTTCccatgaaaaaaatagagcagatgaCTGTTACTTGAAGTAAACGGGAGGCAACgccataaaacatttttttttttaatgatactaATTGAAATAGAGAGCACAAGTATTTCTGAATATTCTCATACTGTATATACTCACAGTTAAAGGATTTCCCGTCAGGACAAGGTATCGAAGTTTGGGTAGGGTAGAAAATTTTTGTACAACATCCAGCAAGTCAGTCAGGTTGTTGTTGCTCAGATCCAAGGACAATAAAGATGGCCTGTGGTAAAATGATACTTCTTCAAAGTAGCCTTGCCATGTTTTATGGACTTCAATCAATGGATTTCTACagaaatttatgttttacttaTAATGTGAAACAGGTTTTATGCagtaatgttttgtgttcttttgatGTAGGTTGTTCCTGCAAGCTATctattttcattgtttctttgtttaaactttgGTGGAGAAGATGAGTAGAAAGGTGAGGCATACAGATTTCTCcctcttttacttttttaatcttatttttagGGCCACTTAGCTGTCTAACAATGATCAAGCACAGCTGCTAATATGTGGGCCTGTCAAGATAAACCAAATGCTAACATGGGTATCATCATGATAGCAAACTAACTTCAGGTACTCTAATGTTAACACTGGGTGCTCTCATAGTAACATGTTACCACCATATACTCATGGTAATGTGGTACCATGGGGTGCTCTGATGCTAATACTGAGTGTTTTCATGGTTAACACTGAGTGCTCTCATGGTAACATATGGTACCACCGGGTTCTCTTATGGTAACATGGTACCACCGATTGCTCTCAAGCAATAACTTACATTCTCATTCAGTCCTCTCTCTTCTGGCTGTATTCCACCTTTTGTACATGAAGCTTGACCTTAAAGTATTTTTACCAATGTTGGGTCTGCAGATTGTGAGAGTGTAAGTGTAATAGTATGACAACA
This window of the Pomacea canaliculata isolate SZHN2017 linkage group LG4, ASM307304v1, whole genome shotgun sequence genome carries:
- the LOC112561975 gene encoding leucine-rich repeat-containing protein 43-like isoform X4, producing MLELCANKISDISALSTHPPLLVHLGLGYNNISFIGDYITGDIWPSLLSLDLSNNNLTDLLDVVQKFSTLPKLRYLVLTGNPLTLIPGYRGYIIDNLHCLTILDDIRISADEKHHFKGLARRREYILDEAKVMLEVKYLKGLPVPEEVKNPDDQPEFPVIERLYFVQFMFPAEHSNQASIFHILHDDLEDIRTVSEHHDSALETSAIMGYSQTSEAHTPGGQPEIKRVNNLSSALPQESGISGEEEKIREGQEVTTGEHCLQLAPVNTDTKPWAEVIEMNWQTNLVRDDLIVLRDFFKQGMNISVIEQVVLCFPVEPECNACSPTSTKDKKTTSPPTKSDKKKKKETSPQELRREPPQLNTLASFHIPLTVFLDGEFEFSSVFTKQMDSTQSTPASDNSEDAKALRGSSKNTKKGKIKDDKKGKDKKPESKSKKNDSQLTSDEMSPTEPRLFEMQVAVRLHHWTTAVDSLKEKEEKNKAQEVENT
- the LOC112561975 gene encoding leucine-rich repeat-containing protein 43-like isoform X5 yields the protein MLELCANKISDISALSTHPPLLVHLGLGYNNISFIGDYITGDIWPSLLSLDLSNNNLTDLLDVVQKFSTLPKLRYLVLTGNPLTLIPGYRGYIIDNLHCLTILDDIRISADEKHHFKGLARRREYILDEAKVMLEVKYLKGLPVPEEVKNPDDQPEFPVIERLYFVQFMFPAEHSNQASIFHILHDDLEDIRTVSEHHDSALETQSAIMGYSQTSEAHTPGGQPEIKRVNNLSSALPQESGVSAGISGEEEKIREGQEVTTGEHCLQLAPVNTDTKPWAEVIEMNWQTNLVRDDLIVLRDFFKQGMNISVIEQVVLCFPVEPECNACSPTSTKDKKTTKKKETSPQELRREPPQLNTLASFHIPLTVFLDGEFEFSSVFTKQMDSTQSTPASDNSEDAKALRGSSKNTKKGKIKDDKKGKDKKPESKSKKNDSQLTSDEMSPTEPRLFEMQVAVRLHHWTTAVDSLKEKEEKNKAQEVENT
- the LOC112561975 gene encoding leucine-rich repeat-containing protein 43-like isoform X1, whose amino-acid sequence is MLELCANKISDISALSTHPPLLVHLGLGYNNISFIGDYITGDIWPSLLSLDLSNNNLTDLLDVVQKFSTLPKLRYLVLTGNPLTLIPGYRGYIIDNLHCLTILDDIRISADEKHHFKGLARRREYILDEAKVMLEVKYLKGLPVPEEVKNPDDQPEFPVIERLYFVQFMFPAEHSNQASIFHILHDDLEDIRTVSEHHDSALETQSAIMGYSQTSEAHTPGGQPEIKRVNNLSSALPQESGVSAGISGEEEKIREGQEVTTGEHCLQLAPVNTDTKPWAEVIEMNWQTNLVRDDLIVLRDFFKQGMNISVIEQVVLCFPVEPECNACSPTSTKDKKTTSPPTKSDKKKKKETSPQELRREPPQLNTLASFHIPLTVFLDGEFEFSSVFTKQMDSTQSTPASDNSEDAKALRGSSKNTKKGKIKDDKKGKDKKPESKSKKNDSQLTSDEMSPTEPRLFEMQVAVRLHHWTTAVDSLKEKEEKNKAQEVENT
- the LOC112561975 gene encoding leucine-rich repeat-containing protein 43-like isoform X3 → MLELCANKISDISALSTHPPLLVHLGLGYNNISFIGDYITGDIWPSLLSLDLSNNNLTDLLDVVQKFSTLPKLRYLVLTGNPLTLIPGYRGYIIDNLHCLTILDDIRISADEKHHFKGLARRREYILDEAKVMLEVKYLKGLPVPEEVKNPDDQPEFPVIERLYFVQFMFPAEHSNQASIFHILHDDLEDIRTVSEHHDSALETQSAIMGYSQTSEAHTPGGQPEIKRVNNLSSALPQESGISGEEEKIREGQEVTTGEHCLQLAPVNTDTKPWAEVIEMNWQTNLVRDDLIVLRDFFKQGMNISVIEQVVLCFPVEPECNACSPTSTKDKKTTSPPTKSDKKKKKETSPQELRREPPQLNTLASFHIPLTVFLDGEFEFSSVFTKQMDSTQSTPASDNSEDAKALRGSSKNTKKGKIKDDKKGKDKKPESKSKKNDSQLTSDEMSPTEPRLFEMQVAVRLHHWTTAVDSLKEKEEKNKAQEVENT
- the LOC112561975 gene encoding leucine-rich repeat-containing protein 43-like isoform X2, whose translation is MLELCANKISDISALSTHPPLLVHLGLGYNNISFIGDYITGDIWPSLLSLDLSNNNLTDLLDVVQKFSTLPKLRYLVLTGNPLTLIPGYRGYIIDNLHCLTILDDIRISADEKHHFKGLARRREYILDEAKVMLEVKYLKGLPVPEEVKNPDDQPEFPVIERLYFVQFMFPAEHSNQASIFHILHDDLEDIRTVSEHHDSALETSAIMGYSQTSEAHTPGGQPEIKRVNNLSSALPQESGVSAGISGEEEKIREGQEVTTGEHCLQLAPVNTDTKPWAEVIEMNWQTNLVRDDLIVLRDFFKQGMNISVIEQVVLCFPVEPECNACSPTSTKDKKTTSPPTKSDKKKKKETSPQELRREPPQLNTLASFHIPLTVFLDGEFEFSSVFTKQMDSTQSTPASDNSEDAKALRGSSKNTKKGKIKDDKKGKDKKPESKSKKNDSQLTSDEMSPTEPRLFEMQVAVRLHHWTTAVDSLKEKEEKNKAQEVENT